In Deltaproteobacteria bacterium, the genomic stretch CCAAGCCCCAAGGGGATGCCGGAAAGGGAAAAGAGGAGGCTTAAGATATGGCAAGGGTTGTAGGGATCGATCTGGGGACGACTAACTCAGTGGTAGCGGTGATGGAAGGAGGCGAACCGAAGGTCCTCGTCAACGCTGAAGGCAGTAGAATCACCCCGTCTGTGGTGGCCTTCACCGACAAGGGGGAGAGGCTGTTAGGACAGATCGCCCGACGCCAGGCCATCACCAATCCCGAGAATACCATCTATGCCGTCAAGAGGCTCATCGGCAGAAGGTTCTCAGATCCCGAGGCACAAAAGGACGTAAAGATCTGTTCATACAAGATCGTGGAGGCGAGCAACGGGGACGCCTGGGTCCGCGCCCAGGGGAAGGACTACAGCCCCCAGGAGATCTCAGCCATGATCCTGCAGAAGATGAAGCAGACAGCGGAGGACTATTTGGGGGAGAAGGTGACTGAGGCAGTCATCACCACCCCGGCCTATTTTAACGACAGCCAGCGTCAGGCAACCAAAGATGCGGGAAGGATCGCCGGGCTCGATGTCCTGCGGATCATCAATGAGCCGACGGCAGCCTCCTTAGCCTATGGGCTCGACAAGAAGAAGGAGGTCCGGATAGCCGTCTTCGACCTGGGCGGAGGGACCTTTGACATCTCTATCTTGGAGCTGGGGGATGGGGTCTTTGAGGTGAAGTCCACTAACGGTAACACCCACCTGGGCGGGGAGGACTTCGATCAGAGGACCATCGATTATATAGCCGATGAGTTTCTGAAGGAGAATGGCATCGATCTGCGCAAAGATCGGATGGCCCTGCAGCGTTTGAAGGAGGCGGCGGAGAAGGCCAAAATAGAGCTATCCACATCCTTGGAGACAGAGATCAACCTCCCCTTCATCACCGCCGATGCCTCCGGTCCCAAACACCTCGCCATGAAGCTCACTCGGGCAAAGCTGGAGGCCCTGGTGGCCGATCTTATTGAAATGGTGGAAGGGCCATGTCGTCAGGCCCTGGCCGACGCCGGTCTCTCCTCCTCAGATGTCGATGAGGTACTCTTGGTTGGGGGGATGACGAGGATGCCCCGGGTTCAGGAGAAGGTGCGGGAGATCTTCGGCCGGGAGCCGGGCAAGGGGGTCAACCCCGATGAGGTGGTGGCCATCGGGGCGGCCATCCAGGCGGGGGTCCTAAAGGGGGAGGTGAAGGATGTGTTGTTGCTGGACGTCACCCCCCTCTCCCTGGGGATTGAGACCCTGGGAGGAATCTTCACTAGACTCATCGAGCGCAACACCACCATCCCCACACGCAAGAGTCAGATCTTCTCTACTGCCGCCGACAACCAGACGGCTGTGACCATCCATGTCCTGCAGGGCGAAAGGGAGATGGCGGCGTATAATATGACCTTGGGGCAGTTCGAGCTGGTAGGCATACCCCCGGCCCCCCGGGGTATCCCCCAGATAGAGGTCACCTTTG encodes the following:
- the dnaK gene encoding molecular chaperone DnaK codes for the protein MARVVGIDLGTTNSVVAVMEGGEPKVLVNAEGSRITPSVVAFTDKGERLLGQIARRQAITNPENTIYAVKRLIGRRFSDPEAQKDVKICSYKIVEASNGDAWVRAQGKDYSPQEISAMILQKMKQTAEDYLGEKVTEAVITTPAYFNDSQRQATKDAGRIAGLDVLRIINEPTAASLAYGLDKKKEVRIAVFDLGGGTFDISILELGDGVFEVKSTNGNTHLGGEDFDQRTIDYIADEFLKENGIDLRKDRMALQRLKEAAEKAKIELSTSLETEINLPFITADASGPKHLAMKLTRAKLEALVADLIEMVEGPCRQALADAGLSSSDVDEVLLVGGMTRMPRVQEKVREIFGREPGKGVNPDEVVAIGAAIQAGVLKGEVKDVLLLDVTPLSLGIETLGGIFTRLIERNTTIPTRKSQIFSTAADNQTAVTIHVLQGEREMAAYNMTLGQFELVGIPPAPRGIPQIEVTFDIDANGIVHVTAKDLGTGKEQSIRITSSSGLGEEEIQRMVKEAGSHAEDDRRKRELAEERNRLDGVIYSTEKSLREQGDKIDAGDKKRVEEALEKARKAMGAENIAEIKGAHDELVQAAHKLAEAMYAAASQQAASGGETKKEEDVVDADFEEVKGDKG